Below is a genomic region from Miscanthus floridulus cultivar M001 chromosome 1, ASM1932011v1, whole genome shotgun sequence.
CCATTTGGAGGATCAAGATCAAATCAATGTCAGCTCACTTAATTTTGATTATGATGATTCTTTACTGTAGCATGTTATGTTTTACAATTGTGTCTGTCTTGTAGAATCAGTTCTTGAAATTTGATTTGACTCTAACAGATCAATGCGTGCAATGGTTTCTACTGTGATGCATTTTCTCCTAACAAGCCTTACAAGCCCACAATGTGGACTGAAGCTTGGAGTGGCTGGTAAGttttctcttttccttttcttattggAATGTGACTCTTTTTTCAAATTATTGCAAGTGCAATATCCAATAGTCATTGATGTGGTCCAGATCTCTTCTGTTTCTGTTTAATCTTAGTGGCCATATGCATtaatatttgcaacatatgccCTAAAATTGTTCACAACGTTTTAGGTTCACAGAATTTGGTGGGACCATCCGCCAACGACCGGTTGAAGATCTTGCATTTGCTGTCGCTCGATTTGTACAAAAGGGTGGCTCTTTTATCAATTACTACATGGTATGACATGAAAATGAAGCTGTTATATTGTTGTTAAGAAGTGTATCTCATCCTATGGGAGATACTCATGGTTGGTGGTTTTCTGGTTTTTGTCGATAGTATCATGGAGGAACAAATTTTGGGCGCACTGCTGGGGGTCCCTTCATCACAACAAGCTATGATTATGATGCTCCAATTGATGAATACGGTAAGTTTACTAGGAGATTTTTTTTGGGTGACCATGACCTGTATATGTCACCGTCTTTCTATTGATTAATTAAAGTGTATAGCGcatctatttttttttaaatgcagATACATATTCTAAGCATATTGGTGCCTATCCAGGCTTGCCTGTAACTGCATTTTGTAAAGTAAATTTTTTTTATAAGTTAGTTATTTTCCATACTCATTCTATGCTTTGTTATGTCCAGGACTTGTTAGAGAACCAAAGCACAGTCATCTTAAAGAACTCCACAGAGCTGTTAAGTTATGTGAGCAGGCTTTGGTTTCTGTTGACCCAGCAATTACTACCCTTGGAACCATGCAAGAGGTATGTCTTGGTCAGCCTTTCTCCTCACACAGTGATCTGTATATCATCTATTGGTCGGTGTGTCACATACATCTGTATCAGGCCCACGTCTTCCGATCTCCATCTGGTTGTGCAGCTTTCCTTGCAAACTACAATTCTAACTCCTATGCAAAAGTTGTGTTCAACAATGAGCAATACAGCCTGCCACCTTGGTCAATTAGCATCCTTCCTGATTGCAAGAATGTGGTTTTTAACAGTGCCACAGTAAGTTTCACTTGTGCTTATTTTCAGTATGGCACATTCTCCTCTTCTTGCATTTCCCCCTTTTTGTTTCCCAGAACTGTATGATGACCTGGCTTACCTGTTTGCAATTGTTTGCCCCTGCAGGTTGGTGTTCAGACATCTCAGATGCAAATGTGGGGAGATGGTGCCTCATCAATGATGTGGGAGAGGTATGATGAGGAGGTTGATTCTCTGGCAGCTGCTCCATTGCTCACCACAACTGGTTTGCTTGAGCAGCTTAACGTCACGAGAGACAGCAGTGATTATCTGTGGTACATAACCAGGTAATGCTGTATCAACGTCTTGCAGATATCTTACCAATTTGTATAAATGTATAATCTCCAATTGGTCCCTTTTCTTTCTGAGAGTTTATTTGGATTTCCTGATTCTGGAAGCCTGGGGCCTTTATTCTTTAGTCTTGCTCTACTTCTCAATATGGATGAGAATGTTTTTGTATCTGAAAATCTCTTATTAATGTCTACAGTGTTGACATAAGCCCATCTGAAAACTTTCTACAAGGTGGTGGCAAGCCTCTGTCTCTCAGTGTGCTGTCTGCTGGTCACGCCTTGCATGTCTTTGTCAACGGACAACTTCAAGGTATCTACTGAGAAAAAACACCTGTTTCTGAACATTAGTGTCGTGGAACATGATTTGTGAATCAGATCTTTTTATTTCACTCCTTTAGGTTCTGCTTATGGTACCAGGGAAGATCGAAGAATTAAATATAATGGCAATGCTAACCTTCGAGCTGGTACTAACAAAATTGCACTGCTGAGTGTTGCTTGTGGATTGCCGGTCCGTCCTTTCATCACTTTCAATTTATATTTACTCATCTTATAACCTAGTATATGACTATTCAGATCTTTGTCCTGATATAGAATGTTGGAGTGCATTATGAGACATGGAACACTGGTGTTGGTGGTCCTGTTGTGCTTCATGGGTTGAATGAAGGATCACGAGACCTTACTTGGCAGACTTGGTCCTATCAGGTATGTTTAACACCACATGCCTTTGTCAATGAATTATTGTCAAGAAAGAAGCTAAACTTGCTTTTCTCCATGCTAGGTTGGCCTGAAAGGTGAACAGATGAATCTGAACTCCCTAGAAGGCTCAACCTCAGTTGAATGGATGCAAGGGTCGTTGATAGCTCAAAACCAACAGCCATTGTCCTGGTATAGGGTATGAACAAAATGTCATGTTGATACCATTTACTTGTGGCTAGGTTTTGCACCTATTCTCACTACTGTTCTGTTTCGTAGGCTTACTTCGAGACTCCCAGCGGAGATGAGCCATTGGCTCTGGATATGGGTAGCATGGGCAAGGGCCAAATCTGGATAAATGGACAAAGCATTGGACGCTACTGGACAGCATATGCAGATGGGGACTGCAAAGAGTGCAGTTACACCGGGACCTTCCGGGCACCCAAGTGTCAAGCAGGCTGTGGTCAGCCCACGCAACGTTGGTAAGAACATTTGTAGCAGCATTTGAATTTTTGAACTACCACCTATTGAGTGTTTATTTTCACTGTCGTGGTTCTCTGATCTCAGTTTGTGAGGTGCTGGCTCCGACTATGCTCTCTAACACAAGGTTGAAATTGTGGTATGTGTAGGTATCATGTGCCAAGGTCCTGGCTGCAAGCAACTAGAAACCTATTGGTAGTTTTTGAGGAACTTGGTGGGGATTCATCAAAGATTGCCCTAGTGAAGAGGTCAGTCTCAAGCGTCTGTGCTGATGTATCTGAGGATCATCCAAATATCAAGAACTGGCAGATTGAAAGCTATGGCGAGCGTGAGTACCACAGAGCCAAAGTGCATTTAAAATGCTCACCAGGGCAGTCCATTTCTGCAATCAAATTTGCAAGCTTTGGGACACCTATGGGAACATGTGGAAATTTCCAGCAAGGAGATTGCCACTCAGCTAACTCTCACACTGTTCTAGAGAAGGTTTGTTCATTTCCACTAGTCCTGGCGCATGCATGCACCTAGCCACATGTTTTAGATTCATAACATCACACTATGTTTCATGTGAACAGAAATGCATTGGGCTCCAAAGATGTGTCGTCGCCATCTCCCCCGAGAGCTTTGGAGGAGATCCCTGCCCGAGCGTGACGAAGCGGGTGGCGGTCGAGGCAGTATGTTCTCGCACCGCTTAGCCCTACTTCTCCGAGCAATGAATTTGAAGGACCGTTGGTCGACAAAAAGGATTGGCTGAAACCAATGTGGGGATAGTGGAACTGTAAGTATCGACTTCGATTAGATGTGTCTGGTTGGAGAGATTAGGTCTTGAGCTTAGCGTTCATTCTTCGTCAGATTCCAGATTAGGATTGGTACTCTGCTACATCTCCATGAATTGTTCAAAGTGGCCAGCTGGATATTGTAGCTGGTCCAGGAATGGAGTGTAGAGAGAAGAGGGGTGGTGAAGGCAGAAGACTGATTATGCATTCTTTTGCTTGGTGTTAGTAGCTGTGTACCCGTGCCATCTCGTCTTTCTTGAAACGGAGAAAGATGCAGGTGAAGTGTTGCATTGTACCTTTTTGTTCTACTGCTAGTGGTAAGGGGGAGGAGCCTTGCAATTGTGGGAAGGGAAAAAAAGAGAACAGGCTTTAGAATTGTCTGTAACTGAAGTTCAGATTTAACTGTGGAATTGCTTGGAATTTGGCTTAGCTCGTGATAACAACATACTCCTACTTTCTCAAAAACCAACATACTCCTACGTAGTACTAGTGTGGCGCGCATTGATACAGTCAGCATTGGATGCGCAATTCGCGCTTTCTCCAGCTGAGCGCCATCATTCTTGCAGAAATCTGTGCCAGTCAGAACAGGACCAGGGTCTAAGgctaagggtgtgtttagttagtgaaatgaaaatttttgggtgtcacatcgatgtgtcggaaggatgtcgggagggatttttggatactaataaaaaaataaattacagaatccatcagaAAACTGTGAGACGAATCTAATggtactaattaatcggtcattagcacatgtgggttactgtagcacttaaggtttttcatggactaattaggcttaaaaagattcgtctcgcgattttgccgagaactgtgcaattagttttttttcgtctacatttaatactttatgtatgtaccgcaagattcgatgtgacactttggggtgaaaaAATTTAGAAACTAAGGCcctggcttttggctactgtggcactttcgtttgtatttggtaaaattgtccaattatggactatttaggcttaaaagattcgtctcgccaattacgggcaaactgtgcaattagttattctttttacctatatttaatgctccatgcatgtgccgtaagatttgatgtaacggggaatcttgaaaaattttggattttgagtGTGATCTAAATAGGGCCTAAAGATGAATCATCCTCACCACATGGGAGGCAGGCAGGGAACATGTTCGATGTTCCCCTCTGCGGCTGCCAAATCCTACCGGACCTAATGATCGCAGAGAAGTGCCGAGACGAAGGGCCAAGCATGTTACTGTAACGACCGAAGGCAAGTGCGGGGAAAACGCGTTTTATACAGGACTAGCAAGTTTACTGTCAGTGGCACGTGAAATCACTGCTAGTAAACAAATAAACAAATAGAAAAAAGGGGTGACCGACGCGACAACCGTGCTGACAGAAGGCGTCCTCGTTGCGCTGCGAATCTGCGATCGCAATAACAGAACGAGGGGTCCTTTTTGACGATGTGCACCCCCCCACCCCTCCCGTAGTCCCCCTCGTCGCTGGATtttcttttggcttttggggcagGCCGCCTGCCGCCTGCCTGACGCGCTCGCGGGTTTGCCGACACAACACCCATTCCGCCAGCAGACCTGCcggtgccgccgccgtcgtctcgTCTCTGGCTGGGGAATCGAATCCAAATCCTAGCGCCACGCAGGGAGGGCGCGCATTTTGTCATCGAATCCTCGGTCTTTTTCCTCGGGGCGTGAGCATGTGTCATGTGTGGCCATTTGATGCCTTGTTTTTTATGGAGTAGTTGGAACGGAGGAAGGAGGACGGCGGGCTCAGGCTTTCACAGgcttctgccgccgccgccgtagagTACCTACAAGTACATGTACAAGAGTACAAGTACATGTACATGGTGTGCGTTTTGGGCTGCTGCCGCGGTGTCAGACCGTGATATGATCCGTGAGGATTTTGATGAGAGTGGCTTCCTTGATCGGTTAGGTGCGCGCGTGACAGAGCGCACGCATTGCGGAAGCTCACGTGGGATCGGAAACGCTCTTCGCGATCAAACGGCTCTTTCTTCTTCAATGCCCCCGCGTGCGGGAGGCACGACGGCGGATTGCCGGCAGCAGATGGAGGCGGCCCCGCGGCGTCCGTGCCTCTACGAGCGACGGCCAGCACCAACGACAAGTACACTCCTCCCGTCCTCCGAAGACACGACGGTCAGCACAGCGACGGCAATGGGTAGCCTTTCATTGTATCAATAGAACGTTATGTAAAGAAGGCCGGATGAAGTCCGGGGCCTAAACCGGATTGAATTACAAGACTGACTAGCTAGCAGCTAATCTAGCTAGAATATGCGTTATCATTTTTTCGAGAATGTGTCTGTTGACACATGTTTCGTTAAGAGAGGAGAATATGAGTTACCACATTACAACATCTACTTACATGAATAAAGTCGAAAACAATAAATGAAATTCTTTTCTCTTGCTTGATGTCATGGATGATGGAAGCCACCAAAGAGCGATCTCTTCCATTTGATTGGAGCTTCTGGATCACAGAGATGCAATTAGAGGCAATTATCACCTTGTTATATGGATATTTGAGACGAAACGAACAACATGCCTAAGATCAATTGCCTTTGCAAGTTCTGGATCAGTGGTTCTATTGCATACCTGCTCAGAAGCAGCCAAGAAGTCACCATTGTGGTCTCGGATCACTAAACCACATCTCATTCTCTTTGATTTTGCAAATAAAGCATGATCAACATTCACCTTCACCCATCTTTCCGACGGTGAAGCCCATTGTTTAGATTTAGCAGGGTCATCGATAGATTTGTAAAGATGTAGTAGAACCATTTTAGCGTACGCTTGTATTTTCTCAGCAATACAGTGAAGATGCACCTGAACATCACCATTTCTGACATTATTTCTCGCCTCCCAAATATGCCATATAGTGATCGTTAGACTGTGTCTTCTTCCTCTGAGGATTTTATCAAATAATTGAATAGCCATTGCTTGGCAGAGGAGAAGTTCTTCACGCGGCTTGTTAAGCCACATCCTTTCTTAGGTTGTCCCCAAATTTCAGCAACGTATCGGGAGCCCCAATCGTAGATAGCAGCCGAGGCCCCTCAGCGCTGGGCCGCACTCAGGCCATCGCCCCGCCCAAGGCCGTCTCTGCAACGGAGGCCGACTGGGCCCAAGTTCAATGGCCAGGCCTCTTGCCGTCCCTTCCTATTCCACAGCCCAAGACAAGTGTCCAGCCAGGGCCTACCTATCTCTCAGGCCCAACTACAGCACGCGGCACACTCGCGCTCGCACGGTAGCGTACGTACCGTATCGCTGACGcgccgtctccgtctccgtcCCCGCAGCAGCCTAACCCCGCCCGTGCCGCTGCCGCCCACTACGCACCCAGCATAGCATCCGCTGCCGGCCGGACGAGGAGGGCCCCGCCGGCGAATGCACGGCCATCTCCCTCCCCTGCACCGTACTCCCACGCCACGCCGACACCGACAGTGCTCCACACCACACATGGGCTGTCTGTTCCTCCCTCCGTGTCCGTCCCCTCTCGTGTCTCGTCTTGTATCCATTCCACGCTCTGCACAACTATACAACGTTTAAGATTCTGCCGCCTGTACTTGCCCCTTGAAGGGCTGCGTTCGCGGGTACACAGCACAGACCACAGAAAGAGAAAGCGAGCGGGGACGAGGGGGGCGCCGACGCCGATGCCGCGGCGGCGTGCGCTGCCTCTGTCTGGGGCGCCCACGCTTTGTGGAAAAGAAAATAAAGCGCCAACTCCCGATCCCGATagaaagaggggcaaaagagcgATGCCGACGCTGAGTGAGGTAgtactctctttttttttccgTGCTCGTTATCGCTCGCGCTTTGGGTCCGGACCGGTCCCGGTCCCTGTCCCGGCTCGGCTCGGCTGTCCACGTTCGCCGGCCGGTCGTCGATCTGCTGCACAAAGACAAAGAGCAAGCGGTGCGTGCGCGACTTAGGGCATGTTTGCTCCTAACATTTCTATCACGTCGAATGTTCAGACACATGtatatagtattaaatatagactaattacgaaactaattgcacaacttgtgactaatttgcgagacgaatcttttaagcctaattagtccacgatttgacaacgcggtgctacagtaaatatgtgctaatgatgggttaattaggcttaaaaaattcatctcgtaaattagcatccatctatataattgattttttaattaatatatatttaatgctccttattagtatctaaacattcgatgtgacataaattttaggagcgactaaagaaccaaacaccctcttattACCTCTCTCGTGCTGTGTACGTATCGTGTTACACATCCAACGGACAAGATCATATGCCGTTTAAGAGCATATTTGACTTTCGCcctgttcgcgtgcccttaaatccggcttgatccgcttatttttttatCTAGAACCGTATTTTGTTtcacaaattcatccagcattcctccaaaccatccagattcctccagaatttagACAAGCGAATGTAAGGGTCCgattggatcttttgaattgaatctattctaataattataatttaaacatagattaattaagataatatagttgtatatggaatatatttgtatatttattgttagacaTACACGGTATATTCTTGTATATGGGATTTCTATCGTAGGaaagtgtcggggaccaatactagggtatccgaAGAGGAGAAGTTAATGGTTATCAACATTGACACgtttgcttctcttataatccgtctttttcagcttgttttttcagccagaacagttcatccgagcagtcaagagcgcgactacagctccaaccaaccccgaggtgcgcgggctccgcctcacccgacctctgggataggctctgtctcgcccaaccctaaggccgcgggctccgtctcgtccgacctcaaGGACGCAGGCTACGCCTCGCCCGACTTCAAGGCTGCGGgatccgcctcgtccgacccttaggtttgcaCTCCCCTCGTccgaccctgaggccacgggctccgcctcgcttgacccttgggtttgcgctccgcctcgcccgaccccgaggccgcgggctccgcctcacccgacccttgggtttgcgcttcgcctcgctcgactcCTCGggtgtgggctctgcctcgctcgacccttgggtttgctcTCCGCCTCGTCCggccccgaggccgcgggctccgcctcgcccgacccttgggtttgcgctttgcctcgcctgacccctaggctgcgggctccgcctcgaggataccatggaccagctagatgaagcgcgcgacgtcgccctccttcgcttggccaagtaccagcaagcattgcgccggtaccacagccgtcgaatacggggtcaggccttcaacgtcggggacctggtgttccgcctcgtccagagcaacaagaaccgccataagctctctccactgtGGAAGGGACCGTACATCGTCGCAGAAGtgatctgaccaggcacctacaagctcaagaccatcgacgacgaagtcttcatcaacgcctggaacatcgaacagctacgccacttttacccttaatatacgcacactttctcttatcagttttcgCTGttaactcctcgatctttagtgacacccgaccctagcaacggcaggggGTTAGGCCTCACTCGGAGGCTGATAAGAGCTTATCTATcaggtagacattctctacgttcgaccctctctcatgttaaTATTTAGAGGCTAGGGTTacggaaacgaacgctgagtaaaactggtcggactgcaagaaacctacgccccagcggctacaatatttttgctcaccagcgtgatcagagttttttccgcaccccgagccttttagccttaactacgaaaAGAGTCGGTACACGCTTAtgagtatatccacctagcaaacgttctctatgcccgactctctctcacgttaagatctagaagctagggttgtggaaacgaacgctgagtaaaactggttggactgcaagaaacctacgccacagcggctatggcatttttgctcaccagcgtgatcaaagtttgttcacccgcaccttgag
It encodes:
- the LOC136552054 gene encoding LOW QUALITY PROTEIN: beta-galactosidase 5-like (The sequence of the model RefSeq protein was modified relative to this genomic sequence to represent the inferred CDS: deleted 1 base in 1 codon) produces the protein MGRWWPAALLGCAVAVAVLAAAVECAVTYDKKAVLIDGQRRILFSGSIHYPRSTPDMWEGLIQKAKDGGLDVIQTYVFWNGHEPTPGNYYFEERYDLVRFIKTVQKAGLFVHLRIGPYICGEWNFGGFPVWLKYVPDISFRTDNEPFKTAMQGFTEKIVGMMKSENLFASQGGPIILSQIENEYGPEGKEFGAAGQAYINWAAKMAIGLGTGVPWVMCKEEDAPDPVINACNGFYCDAFSPNKPYKPTMWTEAWSGWFTEFGGTIRQRPVEDLAFAVARFVQKGGSFINYYMYHGGTNFGRTAGGPFITTSYDYDAPIDEYGLVREPKHSHLKELHRAVKLCEQALVSVDPAITTLGTMQEAHVFRSPSGCAAFLANYNSNSYAKVVFNNEQYSLPPWSISILPDCKNVVFNSATVGVQTSQMQMWGDGASSMMWERYDEEVDSLAAAPLLTTTGLLEQLNVTRDSSDYLWYITSVDISPSENFLQGGGKPLSLSVLSAGHALHVFVNGQLQGSAYGTREDRRIKYNGNANLRAGTNKIALLSVACGLPNVGVHYETWNTGVGGPVVLHGLNEGSRDLTWQTWSYQVGLKGEQMNLNSLEGSTSVEWMQGSLIAQNQQPLSWYRAYFETPSGDEPLALDMGSMGKGQIWINGQSIGRYWTAYADGDCKECSYTGTFRAPKCQAGCGQPTQRWYHVPRSWLQATRNLLVVFEELGGDSSKIALVKRSVSSVCADVSEDHPNIKNWQIESYGEREYHRAKVHLKCSPGQSISAIKFASFGTPMGTCGNFQQGDCHSANSHTVLEKKCIGLQRCVVAISPESFGGDPCPSVTKRVAVEAVCSRTA